From Pirellulales bacterium, one genomic window encodes:
- a CDS encoding helix-turn-helix domain-containing protein: PVDLTYTEFKLLHFLARKPGWAFTRGQIVDAVKGEDYPVTERSVDVQVVGLRKKLGDFGVNIETVRGVGYRFKE; encoded by the coding sequence TTCCCGTCGACCTGACATATACCGAATTCAAGCTACTGCACTTTCTGGCCCGCAAGCCCGGGTGGGCATTCACGCGCGGGCAAATTGTCGACGCGGTGAAAGGAGAGGATTATCCCGTCACCGAACGATCGGTTGATGTGCAGGTGGTCGGCCTGCGAAAGAAGCTGGGCGATTTTGGCGTCAACATTGAAACCGTCCGCGGCGTAGGGTACCGATTCAAGGAATGA